The Halosimplex litoreum genome has a window encoding:
- a CDS encoding DUF7519 family protein, which produces MVVSGVAGATAAAMALTGGGTGAVVAALGTLALLAGVHRANHRAVDAGGLVAFLGVAVAALSDAPAAAVLFGTVAAVVAWDTGTNAVSLGRQLGAQADTVRAENLHAMVGAVVGLLTAVFGLVLFEVGPTRQPVTTLFVLLIAATLLVVALNR; this is translated from the coding sequence TTGGTCGTCTCTGGCGTCGCGGGCGCGACGGCGGCGGCGATGGCGTTGACCGGCGGTGGGACCGGTGCGGTCGTGGCGGCGCTGGGGACGCTCGCGTTGCTCGCGGGCGTCCACAGGGCGAACCACCGCGCCGTCGACGCGGGCGGGCTGGTGGCCTTCCTCGGCGTCGCCGTCGCGGCGCTGTCGGACGCCCCCGCGGCGGCGGTCCTGTTCGGGACGGTCGCGGCGGTCGTCGCCTGGGACACCGGGACAAACGCCGTCTCGCTGGGCCGACAGCTGGGGGCGCAAGCCGACACCGTCCGCGCGGAGAATCTCCACGCGATGGTCGGTGCCGTCGTCGGCCTCCTCACGGCCGTCTTCGGGCTCGTCCTCTTCGAGGTCGGGCCGACCCGCCAGCCAGTCACCACGCTCTTTGTCCTCCTGATCGCCGCGACGCTGCTCGTCGTCGCGCTGAACCGGTGA
- a CDS encoding HdeD family acid-resistance protein — translation MSTDTSSVVSADTQRSWRYLLGAGVLITVLGLIAIAAPFVTGVAVSVLLGALLVVGALGHAVNAFSAGGVAGTVWQVALAAIYAVAGISLLANPVLGLTTVTILLIVYFAVEGLVEVAMGVGTRSDPNWPWYVVSGTVSVGLAVLLWAGFPSTAAWAVGLLTGVHLLSTGLLLAYVGYTGRRNVAASGEATGEARAG, via the coding sequence ATGAGCACAGACACATCCTCGGTCGTATCGGCGGACACACAGCGGAGCTGGCGGTATCTGTTGGGTGCCGGTGTCCTGATCACGGTCCTCGGACTGATCGCGATCGCCGCGCCGTTCGTGACGGGCGTCGCGGTCTCGGTCCTGCTGGGCGCGTTGCTGGTCGTCGGCGCGCTCGGGCACGCCGTCAACGCCTTCTCGGCGGGCGGGGTCGCCGGAACCGTCTGGCAGGTCGCGCTCGCGGCCATCTACGCGGTCGCCGGGATCTCGCTGCTGGCGAACCCGGTGCTCGGCCTGACGACCGTGACGATCCTGCTCATCGTCTACTTCGCCGTGGAAGGCCTCGTCGAGGTCGCGATGGGCGTCGGGACGCGCTCGGACCCCAACTGGCCCTGGTACGTCGTGAGCGGGACTGTCTCGGTGGGGCTGGCCGTCCTGTTGTGGGCCGGCTTCCCGAGCACGGCCGCGTGGGCGGTCGGACTCCTGACCGGGGTGCACCTGCTGTCGACCGGCCTCCTGTTGGCGTACGTCGGCTACACGGGCCGGCGGAACGTCGCCGCGAGCGGCGAGGCGACGGGCGAAGCCAGAGCCGGGTGA
- a CDS encoding TIGR00341 family protein — MRLVQVLIPEGNRAPVLDALDEEGIDYAVFDEVGRGDFEAMAQFPVPPGGVEPVLEDLVAAGIREDSYTIVVPTETVVSQRLSALAEKFPGLRISREELYARAQDLAPANSTFFAFLLLSTVIATTGLLLDSAATIIGAMVVAPLMGPAISASVGTILDEPKMARRGAVLQATGLVAAIATAAVMGLVLQQTILVPPGLDITTIPQVAERTSPNFLSLFLALGSGLAGSISIMRGSGSTLVGVAIAVALVPPAATAGLGIAFGPPGVVVAATVLVVVNLLAINVSALVLFYLSGFKPIDAGQFEGVRASVFSRVVVLAVAIAVLSIALGAVTWTTYQTQSFEQRVSGELQQRFDEADVEGVELLSVGVDYEPIDLILGNEARVNVLVGLPRNETAPPDLAQRWDDQLSAEFDREMVVRVGFVEEQLSEGDVAGSEPATGDGTTFGGGTLSESESGFGPDAPTAGLRPGRSEPRGDGESVAGRPSVDRTVWVPSLLCQ; from the coding sequence ATGCGACTCGTTCAGGTCCTGATCCCGGAAGGGAATCGCGCGCCCGTCCTCGACGCGCTCGACGAGGAGGGCATCGACTACGCCGTGTTCGACGAGGTCGGCCGCGGCGACTTCGAGGCGATGGCACAGTTCCCGGTCCCGCCGGGCGGGGTCGAACCGGTGCTGGAGGACCTCGTGGCCGCCGGTATCCGCGAGGACTCCTACACTATCGTCGTGCCCACGGAGACGGTCGTCTCCCAGCGGCTCTCGGCGCTCGCCGAGAAGTTCCCCGGACTCCGGATCTCCCGCGAGGAGCTGTACGCCCGGGCTCAAGATCTGGCACCCGCCAATTCGACGTTTTTCGCCTTCCTCCTGCTGAGTACCGTCATCGCGACGACCGGGCTGTTGCTCGATTCCGCGGCGACGATCATCGGCGCGATGGTCGTCGCTCCGCTGATGGGACCGGCGATCTCCGCCTCGGTGGGAACGATCCTCGACGAGCCGAAGATGGCCCGTCGGGGCGCCGTGTTGCAGGCGACGGGGCTCGTCGCAGCGATCGCGACGGCGGCCGTCATGGGACTGGTCCTCCAGCAGACCATCCTCGTTCCACCCGGACTCGACATCACGACCATCCCGCAGGTCGCCGAACGGACGAGCCCGAACTTCCTGTCGCTGTTTCTCGCGCTCGGGTCCGGGCTCGCCGGGTCGATCAGCATCATGCGCGGGTCGGGTTCGACCCTGGTCGGCGTCGCGATCGCCGTCGCGCTCGTCCCGCCCGCGGCGACCGCCGGGCTCGGCATCGCCTTCGGCCCGCCCGGCGTCGTCGTCGCGGCGACCGTCCTCGTCGTCGTCAACCTGCTCGCGATCAACGTCTCGGCGCTCGTCCTGTTCTATCTCTCGGGGTTCAAACCGATCGACGCGGGACAGTTCGAAGGCGTCCGCGCCTCGGTGTTCTCCCGCGTCGTCGTCCTCGCCGTCGCGATCGCCGTCCTCTCGATCGCACTCGGCGCCGTCACGTGGACGACCTACCAGACTCAGTCGTTCGAACAGCGCGTCTCGGGCGAACTGCAACAGCGCTTCGACGAGGCCGACGTCGAAGGGGTCGAACTCCTCTCGGTCGGCGTCGACTACGAACCGATCGACCTGATCCTCGGGAACGAGGCGCGGGTGAACGTACTGGTCGGCCTCCCGCGCAACGAGACGGCCCCGCCCGACCTCGCCCAGCGGTGGGACGATCAGCTGTCCGCCGAGTTCGACCGCGAGATGGTCGTTCGCGTCGGCTTCGTCGAGGAGCAACTCTCCGAAGGCGACGTCGCCGGGTCCGAACCGGCGACCGGCGACGGCACGACGTTCGGCGGCGGAACGTTGTCGGAGAGCGAGAGCGGGTTCGGGCCCGACGCACCCACCGCTGGTCTCCGACCCGGACGATCCGAACCGCGGGGTGACGGCGAGTCCGTGGCCGGTCGACCGTCCGTCGATCGAACTGTGTGGGTACCCTCTCTATTGTGCCAGTGA
- a CDS encoding hydantoinase/oxoprolinase family protein — protein sequence MDAADDAARDAADARHATAARLGVDVGGTFTDVAVVVDGDLTTAKVPTTDDQSRGVLDGIEAACDAAGVDPDAVVGFRHATTAAVNAVLEGDGAETALVATEGFADTVAIGRQDRPDLYDLSARKPAPLVPAERRFEVTERATTAGIETPVDPEEVREIADSLDGHCESVAVSFLHAYAHPDDERRAAEVLREELSVPVSTSHEVLAEFREYERTATTVADAYVTPVVDDYLARLTERAADLGIPAPRVMQSNGGIADAGTVRERAVTTLLSGPAAGVVGAGRFERADDTGLVTFDMGGTSSDVSLVRDGSAERTTDAEIAGHPVGVPMVDVHTVGAGGGSIARVDEGGALRVGPESAGAEPGPACYGTGGDEPTVTDAAVVLGYLGADTTLGEGLELDADRAEAVMEALADAAGLDTVVDAAQGVYRVANATMARAIRGVTVERGHDPRAFALAAFGGAGPMHAATLADRLGIETVLVPPGNGVLSALGLLAADERHDATRTYRTGLAETDAGAVESVFDELADDALAETADPGAATVEREAECRYAGQSFELAVGVPDPFDPETVRERFHDTHERARGYRMDEPVDLITCRVTATVPGDPPELSADPEGDPLVGKRDVFFESGFYRAPVYDRARVPLDVTVDGPAVFAGGESTVVLPPQWTARADEQGTLVLEAGEE from the coding sequence ATGGACGCAGCCGACGACGCCGCCCGCGACGCCGCCGACGCACGCCACGCCACTGCTGCTCGCCTGGGCGTCGACGTGGGCGGCACCTTCACCGACGTGGCGGTGGTGGTCGACGGCGACCTGACGACCGCGAAGGTCCCGACGACCGACGACCAGTCCCGCGGGGTGCTCGACGGGATCGAGGCGGCCTGCGACGCTGCCGGTGTCGACCCGGACGCGGTCGTCGGGTTTCGCCACGCCACGACCGCCGCCGTCAACGCCGTCCTCGAAGGGGACGGCGCCGAGACGGCGCTGGTCGCGACCGAAGGATTTGCCGATACCGTCGCGATCGGTCGTCAGGACCGCCCGGACCTCTACGACCTCTCGGCGCGCAAGCCCGCCCCGCTCGTCCCGGCCGAGCGCCGGTTCGAGGTGACCGAGCGCGCCACTACCGCGGGGATCGAGACACCGGTCGACCCCGAGGAAGTCCGCGAGATCGCCGATTCTCTCGACGGACATTGCGAGAGCGTCGCCGTCTCGTTCCTGCACGCCTACGCCCATCCGGACGACGAGCGGCGGGCGGCCGAGGTTCTCCGGGAGGAACTGTCCGTTCCGGTGTCGACGAGCCACGAGGTGCTCGCCGAGTTCCGCGAGTACGAGCGAACGGCGACGACCGTCGCCGACGCGTACGTGACGCCCGTGGTCGACGACTACCTCGCCCGACTGACCGAGCGGGCGGCGGACCTGGGGATCCCGGCTCCGCGAGTCATGCAGTCCAACGGCGGGATCGCCGACGCCGGGACGGTGCGCGAGCGCGCGGTCACGACGCTGCTGTCGGGGCCGGCGGCGGGCGTCGTCGGCGCCGGGCGGTTCGAACGGGCGGACGATACCGGGCTCGTGACGTTCGACATGGGCGGCACCTCCTCGGACGTGAGCCTCGTTCGCGACGGGAGCGCCGAACGGACGACCGACGCCGAGATCGCGGGTCACCCCGTCGGTGTGCCGATGGTCGACGTCCACACCGTCGGCGCGGGCGGCGGCTCGATCGCCCGCGTCGACGAGGGGGGTGCGCTTCGGGTGGGACCGGAATCCGCGGGCGCCGAGCCCGGCCCGGCCTGCTACGGGACGGGCGGCGACGAACCCACGGTCACCGACGCGGCGGTCGTGCTGGGGTATCTCGGTGCCGACACGACGCTCGGCGAGGGGCTCGAACTCGATGCCGACCGCGCCGAAGCGGTGATGGAGGCCCTCGCGGACGCGGCCGGCCTGGACACGGTCGTCGACGCCGCACAGGGCGTCTACCGGGTGGCCAACGCCACGATGGCGCGGGCGATCCGCGGCGTGACCGTCGAGCGAGGGCACGACCCCCGAGCGTTCGCCCTCGCGGCGTTCGGCGGTGCCGGGCCGATGCACGCCGCGACGCTGGCCGACCGGCTGGGGATCGAGACGGTGCTCGTCCCGCCCGGTAACGGCGTCCTCTCGGCACTGGGGCTGCTGGCCGCCGACGAACGCCACGACGCGACCCGGACCTACCGCACCGGCCTCGCCGAGACCGACGCCGGGGCGGTCGAGTCCGTCTTCGACGAACTGGCCGACGACGCCCTCGCCGAGACGGCCGATCCCGGGGCGGCGACGGTCGAGCGCGAGGCCGAGTGCCGCTACGCGGGCCAGAGTTTCGAACTCGCCGTCGGCGTCCCCGACCCGTTCGATCCCGAGACCGTACGCGAGCGTTTCCACGACACCCACGAGCGCGCCCGGGGCTACCGCATGGACGAACCGGTCGACCTGATCACCTGTCGGGTCACCGCGACGGTCCCCGGCGACCCGCCAGAACTGTCCGCCGACCCCGAGGGCGACCCGCTGGTCGGCAAGCGGGACGTCTTCTTCGAGTCGGGGTTCTACCGCGCACCGGTGTACGACCGCGCTCGCGTCCCGCTCGACGTGACCGTCGACGGCCCGGCCGTCTTCGCCGGGGGTGAGAGCACGGTCGTCCTCCCGCCGCAGTGGACCGCCCGCGCCGACGAGCAGGGCACGCTCGTGCTGGAGGCGGGTGAGGAATGA
- a CDS encoding carboxylate--amine ligase yields the protein MVEGSTSDGPSVAVPVTNVPSTVATIRSLGPRGIHTVVLSEKSTSQAFASKYCDEVVTTADPSADLLAYRDDLLDVAARDDVRTIVPVREVDAYVLSRYRSAFEPHVSLPVPDVERLERVHDRLLLAEEARAAGVPVPETYRPDEVDDWSRDLLAKSRYNLLTATYDDSLGPEESATSDTIEHLEAGVVPDLDSLRARHQVEPIVQEFVPADEEFMVAALYDSGEPLAVFQHRQVRGTRYTGSGGAYRESVSIPELEAVATDLLDHLEWHGLACLEYLRDETTGEFVLAEINPRMWQSLASTVAMGADFPRYYWQQATGRADEIDPAYDVGVGCHWVKGEFLHALSLFRFDSPHVERPGYAATLRDIAVSTYRHPRFDYLSLDDPGPFLQDCSTLLAELPAVPRLQIGG from the coding sequence ATGGTCGAAGGCAGCACGTCCGACGGGCCGTCGGTCGCGGTGCCGGTCACGAACGTCCCGAGCACCGTCGCCACGATCCGCTCGCTCGGCCCGCGGGGCATCCACACGGTCGTCCTCTCGGAGAAGTCCACCTCCCAGGCCTTCGCCTCGAAGTACTGTGACGAGGTCGTCACGACGGCCGACCCCAGCGCGGACCTGCTCGCCTACAGGGACGACCTGCTCGACGTGGCGGCTCGTGACGACGTTCGGACCATCGTCCCCGTCCGCGAGGTCGACGCGTACGTTCTCTCGCGATACCGGTCGGCGTTCGAACCGCACGTCTCCCTGCCGGTGCCGGACGTCGAGCGACTGGAGCGGGTCCACGACAGGCTGTTGCTGGCCGAGGAAGCCCGGGCGGCGGGCGTTCCGGTGCCAGAGACCTACCGACCGGACGAGGTCGATGACTGGTCGCGCGACCTGCTCGCCAAGTCCCGGTACAACCTGCTCACGGCCACCTACGACGACTCGCTGGGGCCCGAGGAGAGCGCGACCTCGGACACCATCGAGCACCTCGAAGCCGGGGTGGTGCCGGATCTGGACTCGCTGCGGGCCCGCCACCAGGTCGAGCCGATCGTCCAAGAGTTCGTCCCGGCCGACGAGGAGTTCATGGTCGCAGCCCTGTACGACTCCGGGGAGCCACTGGCCGTGTTCCAGCACCGCCAGGTCCGTGGGACCCGCTACACCGGGTCGGGCGGCGCCTACCGCGAGTCGGTGTCGATCCCCGAACTCGAGGCGGTGGCGACGGACCTGCTCGACCACCTCGAGTGGCACGGGCTGGCCTGTCTGGAGTACCTGCGAGACGAGACCACCGGCGAGTTCGTCCTCGCGGAGATCAACCCGCGCATGTGGCAGTCGCTCGCCTCGACCGTCGCGATGGGCGCGGACTTCCCCCGGTACTACTGGCAGCAGGCGACCGGCCGGGCCGACGAGATCGATCCCGCCTACGACGTCGGCGTCGGCTGCCACTGGGTGAAAGGCGAGTTCCTCCACGCGCTGAGTCTGTTCCGCTTCGACTCCCCGCACGTCGAGCGGCCGGGCTACGCCGCGACGCTGCGCGATATCGCCGTCTCAACCTATCGACACCCGCGGTTCGACTACCTCTCGCTCGACGACCCCGGCCCCTTTCTCCAGGACTGCTCGACGCTCCTCGCCGAGTTGCCCGCCGTCCCGAGACTGCAGATCGGAGGCTGA
- a CDS encoding DUF1269 domain-containing protein, which produces MSSLVVLAFDTEDGAEQMREKMYDFQRRELITLDDAAVMVRKENGRAKVKQAHSLVGAGALGGAFWGMLIGLLFFAPWAGLLAGAAAGAVSGKLGDIGIDDSFIEEVSETVEPGHSALFLLTRDANLERIAEETGDVDFEVIETNLSPDEETQLRETFAAEEVAG; this is translated from the coding sequence ATGAGTTCACTCGTCGTACTGGCGTTCGACACCGAAGACGGCGCCGAGCAGATGCGCGAGAAGATGTACGACTTCCAGCGGCGGGAGCTGATCACACTCGACGACGCCGCGGTGATGGTCCGAAAGGAGAACGGTCGCGCGAAGGTCAAACAGGCCCATAGCCTCGTCGGCGCGGGCGCCCTCGGCGGTGCCTTCTGGGGCATGCTGATCGGGCTGCTGTTTTTCGCTCCGTGGGCGGGGTTGCTCGCGGGTGCCGCCGCCGGCGCGGTCTCCGGAAAGCTCGGTGACATCGGGATCGACGACTCGTTCATCGAGGAGGTCAGCGAGACCGTCGAGCCGGGTCACTCGGCACTGTTCCTCCTCACTCGCGACGCCAACCTGGAGCGCATCGCCGAGGAGACCGGGGACGTGGACTTCGAGGTCATCGAGACCAACCTCTCTCCCGACGAGGAGACGCAGCTACGCGAGACGTTCGCCGCAGAAGAGGTCGCTGGATGA
- a CDS encoding cryptochrome/photolyase family protein → MTQLRPVVGTPDEYDLDDSNRVPWILGTHLHPEVGPLDRAPSGSRVCMIEAHGFARRKPYHHHKLTLVFAAMRHVRDELREAGYEVEYVRTETFREGLATYFDRHPDDTLVAMRSPSHRSGDRFADLVDAVGGDLELVGNELFCSTRAAFDEWADGETDAFRHEGFYRWLRSESGVLLREDGSPVGGEWNLDEDNREFPPDDWAAPPVYEPELDDLTAEVSEWVAAEFDTWGSTSDFPWSVTREDALAALDHFVTERLPEFGPYQDAMRADDPAMAHALLSPAVNLGLLHPWEAVTAIEDAYRSRDDVPLNSAEGAIRQFLGWREFMRHVYRHAMPDLAEASQLGAERPLPDLFWSGETDMACVGGSVGDVYDRGYSHHIQRLMVLSNFATLWGVDPDELNEWFHATYVDAYHWVTTPNVVEMGSYGSGVFATKPYVSSANYVDRMSDYCEGCAYDPDQTTGKGACPFNALYWDFLARNEDDLRSNHRMGLLYGHVDDKREDCEMDEIYQRVSELRTMEREGEL, encoded by the coding sequence ATGACACAGCTACGCCCGGTCGTCGGCACCCCCGACGAATACGATCTTGACGACTCGAACCGCGTCCCGTGGATCCTCGGGACCCACCTCCACCCCGAGGTCGGGCCGCTCGATCGCGCGCCCTCGGGATCGCGCGTCTGCATGATCGAAGCCCACGGGTTCGCCCGTCGCAAGCCCTACCACCACCACAAGCTCACACTCGTCTTCGCCGCGATGCGTCACGTCCGCGACGAACTCCGCGAGGCTGGCTACGAGGTCGAGTACGTGCGGACCGAAACCTTCCGCGAGGGTCTCGCGACGTACTTCGACCGCCACCCCGACGACACGCTCGTCGCCATGCGCTCGCCGAGCCACCGCAGCGGCGACCGCTTCGCCGATCTGGTCGACGCCGTCGGCGGCGACCTCGAACTCGTCGGCAACGAACTGTTCTGCTCCACCCGCGCCGCCTTCGACGAGTGGGCCGACGGCGAGACCGACGCCTTCCGCCACGAGGGGTTCTACCGGTGGCTGCGCAGCGAGAGCGGCGTTCTCCTGCGCGAGGACGGGAGCCCGGTCGGCGGCGAGTGGAACTTGGACGAGGACAATCGCGAGTTCCCGCCCGACGACTGGGCGGCCCCGCCGGTCTACGAGCCCGAACTCGACGATCTGACCGCGGAAGTGAGCGAGTGGGTCGCCGCGGAGTTCGACACCTGGGGGTCGACGTCGGACTTTCCCTGGTCGGTCACCCGCGAGGACGCGCTCGCCGCCCTCGACCACTTCGTCACCGAGCGCTTGCCCGAATTCGGCCCCTATCAGGACGCGATGCGCGCCGACGACCCCGCGATGGCCCACGCGCTGTTGTCGCCCGCGGTCAACCTCGGCCTGCTCCATCCCTGGGAGGCGGTCACCGCGATCGAGGACGCCTACCGGTCCCGCGACGACGTGCCACTCAACTCCGCAGAGGGGGCCATCCGCCAGTTCCTCGGCTGGCGGGAGTTCATGCGCCACGTCTACCGCCACGCCATGCCCGACCTGGCCGAAGCGAGCCAGCTGGGCGCCGAGCGACCGCTACCCGACTTGTTCTGGAGCGGTGAGACCGACATGGCCTGCGTCGGCGGCAGCGTCGGCGACGTGTACGACCGGGGCTACTCCCATCACATCCAGCGACTGATGGTCCTCTCGAACTTCGCGACGCTGTGGGGGGTCGACCCCGACGAACTCAACGAGTGGTTCCACGCGACCTACGTCGACGCCTACCACTGGGTGACCACGCCCAACGTCGTCGAGATGGGGAGCTACGGCAGCGGCGTCTTCGCCACCAAACCGTACGTCTCCTCGGCCAACTACGTCGACCGGATGAGCGACTACTGCGAGGGCTGCGCCTACGACCCCGACCAGACCACCGGCAAGGGCGCCTGCCCGTTCAACGCGCTGTACTGGGACTTCCTCGCACGTAACGAGGACGACCTGCGCAGTAACCACCGCATGGGCCTGCTGTACGGCCACGTCGACGACAAGCGCGAGGACTGCGAGATGGACGAGATCTACCAGCGCGTCAGCGAGCTCCGAACGATGGAACGGGAAGGCGAGCTGTAG
- a CDS encoding AI-2E family transporter translates to MTDGDTSRTALLATLLALGTLSVLMVVPLFQAIVLGGLLAYLVAPVNERLARRANATVAALVTTVATTLVVLVPLALLVGVAVEQAVSLGRGVEVPDTDSLAVGLREWLGTARVPAMSDSSLGDLASAVLGGLTGRVAGVVGLIPGAAIGVVVFLFTFFYLLRDGDALLTWVRANSPLAEAETAKLFRRTDDLLWAAVVGNVVVAALQAVLTVLGLAVVGFGDLVFWGVLTFALSLLPLIGASVVWIPVVVYLAVTGQTAAAVGLTVYGAVVVSGSDNVVRPFAMRRGARLNPALLVVGIFGGIAAFGFLGLFVGPVVLGLAKTVVELLAADRDGTAGAA, encoded by the coding sequence GTGACCGACGGCGACACATCGCGAACTGCTCTCCTCGCGACGCTGCTCGCGCTCGGCACCCTCTCCGTCCTGATGGTGGTCCCGCTGTTTCAGGCGATCGTCCTGGGGGGGTTGCTGGCCTACCTCGTCGCCCCCGTCAACGAGCGACTCGCGCGCCGGGCGAACGCGACCGTCGCGGCGCTGGTCACGACCGTCGCGACGACGCTGGTCGTCCTCGTCCCGCTGGCGCTGCTTGTCGGCGTCGCGGTCGAGCAGGCGGTCTCGCTGGGCCGCGGCGTCGAGGTCCCCGACACCGACAGCCTCGCGGTCGGGCTCCGCGAGTGGCTCGGGACGGCTCGCGTCCCGGCGATGTCCGACAGCTCGCTCGGGGACCTCGCCAGCGCGGTTCTCGGCGGGCTCACCGGCCGGGTCGCCGGCGTCGTCGGCCTGATCCCGGGGGCTGCCATCGGCGTGGTGGTGTTCCTGTTCACGTTCTTCTACCTCCTTCGCGACGGCGACGCGCTCCTGACGTGGGTCCGCGCGAACAGTCCGCTAGCGGAGGCGGAGACAGCGAAGCTGTTCCGCCGCACGGACGACCTGCTGTGGGCGGCCGTCGTCGGCAACGTCGTCGTCGCCGCCCTGCAGGCGGTGCTGACGGTCCTCGGTCTGGCCGTCGTCGGCTTCGGCGACCTCGTCTTCTGGGGCGTGCTGACGTTCGCGCTCTCCTTGCTCCCGCTCATCGGCGCGTCGGTGGTCTGGATCCCGGTGGTCGTGTACCTCGCGGTTACGGGCCAGACGGCGGCCGCGGTCGGGTTGACCGTCTACGGGGCCGTCGTCGTGAGCGGCTCGGACAACGTGGTCAGGCCGTTCGCGATGCGCCGCGGTGCGCGACTCAACCCCGCCCTGCTCGTCGTCGGTATCTTCGGCGGGATCGCCGCCTTCGGCTTTCTGGGCCTGTTCGTCGGCCCAGTCGTCCTCGGCCTGGCGAAGACCGTCGTCGAACTGCTGGCGGCGGACCGGGACGGCACCGCCGGGGCGGCCTGA
- a CDS encoding metallophosphoesterase encodes MTDTYYLISDLHIGGDEQLRHVEFHEELIDFLQDLEDGEEDAELLINGDAFGLWEFTEVEGPAKLDALVADYPELFAQLRATGERVPITLIPGNHDYELAAHDEYVDGLAEYNVTLDQSVSLTRELGDAVVHVEHGMQQDPNNRIPDFGNPYANPPGYFVNRQITSRAGRLSGRGTYNWLRDIQAVTPMTQIPDWIASNYFYREMSAWLRFAVVPFLALFNAALWYVGVVALDATGVWSFPMALVQDALALFGPVGYLVDVVLTANLVLIGLLAVIAVPLYVFFRDVRKTLRRFGLVHEGNDEDPVEKYLDRARAVFRADPAVAVYVYGHTHRPSATDVGDRLVINTGTWLKRLHRVDPRIGLLPPVYYASYRLNYFRLTATDDGGVRVDYEVVDKPDPDDETLLQRLLTRPPEPEARIPETTVVDAPVSSLPPEEEPTEPPGK; translated from the coding sequence ATGACCGACACGTACTATCTGATCAGTGACCTCCACATCGGCGGCGACGAGCAGTTGCGACACGTCGAATTCCACGAGGAGCTGATCGACTTTCTCCAAGACCTGGAAGACGGCGAGGAGGACGCGGAGCTGTTGATCAACGGCGACGCGTTCGGGCTGTGGGAGTTCACCGAGGTCGAGGGCCCGGCGAAGCTCGACGCGCTGGTCGCCGACTACCCGGAGCTGTTCGCGCAGTTGCGAGCGACCGGCGAGCGAGTCCCGATCACGCTCATCCCGGGCAACCACGACTACGAACTCGCCGCTCACGACGAGTACGTCGACGGGCTCGCCGAGTACAACGTCACGCTCGACCAGTCGGTGTCGCTCACCCGCGAGCTGGGCGACGCGGTCGTCCACGTCGAACACGGGATGCAACAGGACCCGAACAACCGGATCCCCGACTTCGGGAACCCCTACGCGAACCCGCCGGGCTACTTCGTCAACCGCCAGATCACGAGCCGAGCCGGCCGGCTCTCGGGTCGGGGCACGTACAACTGGCTCAGGGACATCCAGGCGGTGACGCCGATGACGCAGATCCCCGACTGGATCGCCTCGAACTACTTCTACCGGGAGATGAGCGCCTGGCTGCGGTTCGCGGTCGTCCCCTTCCTGGCCCTGTTCAACGCGGCGTTGTGGTACGTCGGGGTCGTCGCTCTCGACGCGACCGGGGTCTGGTCGTTCCCGATGGCCCTCGTGCAGGACGCCCTCGCGCTGTTCGGTCCGGTGGGATATCTGGTCGACGTCGTGCTGACGGCGAATCTGGTCCTCATCGGCTTGCTGGCCGTGATCGCGGTCCCGCTGTACGTCTTCTTCAGGGACGTGCGCAAGACGCTCCGGCGGTTCGGGCTCGTCCACGAGGGAAACGACGAGGACCCCGTCGAGAAGTACCTCGACCGGGCGCGGGCGGTCTTTCGGGCCGACCCGGCCGTCGCCGTCTACGTCTACGGTCACACCCACCGTCCGTCGGCGACCGACGTGGGCGACCGGCTCGTGATCAACACCGGGACGTGGCTCAAACGCCTGCATCGCGTCGACCCCCGAATCGGGCTCCTCCCGCCGGTGTACTACGCGTCCTATCGACTCAACTACTTCCGGCTCACCGCGACCGACGACGGCGGCGTTCGCGTCGACTACGAGGTGGTCGACAAGCCGGACCCGGACGACGAGACGCTCCTCCAGCGACTGCTCACCAGGCCGCCGGAGCCGGAGGCGCGGATCCCCGAGACGACCGTCGTCGACGCCCCCGTCTCGTCACTCCCGCCGGAGGAGGAGCCGACCGAACCCCCCGGGAAGTGA
- a CDS encoding LURP-one-related/scramblase family protein gives MPPDRGVGSGGQTATPTRYRMRERLLAIGDDFVIETAAGQPAFRVDGKALRVRDTIQIRDREGTPLYRVQERMLRFRETMVIERDGQRVATIHKALVTPLRDRFDVQVEGGPPLSVQGNVFDHEYAITRDGLRIATVSKRYFRVRDTYGVEVVPGEDDAFVLAVVAAIDELRESEQGDRRRVGR, from the coding sequence GTGCCACCCGATCGGGGCGTCGGGTCGGGCGGTCAGACGGCGACGCCGACCCGCTACCGGATGCGCGAGCGACTGCTCGCGATCGGCGACGACTTCGTGATCGAGACGGCGGCGGGTCAGCCCGCGTTTCGGGTCGACGGAAAGGCGCTCCGGGTCCGCGACACGATCCAGATCCGGGACCGAGAGGGGACTCCGCTCTACCGCGTTCAGGAGCGCATGCTCCGGTTCAGGGAAACGATGGTGATCGAGCGAGACGGGCAGCGAGTGGCGACTATCCACAAGGCGCTGGTGACGCCGCTGCGCGATCGCTTCGACGTACAGGTCGAGGGCGGCCCGCCGTTGTCCGTCCAAGGGAACGTCTTCGACCACGAGTACGCGATCACGCGCGACGGCCTGCGGATCGCCACCGTCTCGAAGCGGTATTTCCGCGTCCGGGACACATACGGCGTCGAGGTTGTACCGGGCGAGGACGACGCGTTCGTCCTCGCCGTCGTCGCCGCCATCGACGAGCTTCGCGAATCCGAGCAGGGAGACCGTCGGCGCGTCGGCCGGTGA